Proteins co-encoded in one Streptomyces sp. NBC_01283 genomic window:
- a CDS encoding histidine phosphatase family protein, giving the protein MHVRVSLVAAARSGSLLAERFEDDRPLDRAGWHEVQLAAPALLPLGVAELRYCSPTPRSRATGDGLGFAPLAQPALRDCGMGRWRGLTLADVTAREPAAVDAWLRDPRSAPHGGESLLAFISRIGGWLDTRPVGDGSRVLAVAEPAVVRAALVYALKAPPSTYWNIDVRPLSTVTLTGHGGRWNLRIAAEGEGAAANGGGR; this is encoded by the coding sequence ATGCATGTTCGGGTCTCGCTCGTCGCCGCCGCGCGAAGCGGCTCGCTGCTCGCCGAGCGCTTCGAGGACGACCGCCCGCTCGACCGGGCTGGCTGGCACGAGGTGCAGCTCGCCGCGCCCGCGCTGCTGCCGCTGGGCGTGGCCGAGCTGCGCTACTGCTCGCCCACGCCCCGCAGCCGCGCCACCGGCGACGGCCTCGGCTTCGCGCCGCTGGCCCAGCCGGCTCTGCGGGACTGCGGCATGGGGCGCTGGCGCGGTCTGACCCTCGCCGATGTGACGGCGCGCGAGCCCGCCGCCGTCGACGCCTGGCTGCGCGACCCGCGCTCGGCGCCGCACGGCGGCGAGTCGCTCCTCGCGTTCATCTCGCGGATCGGCGGCTGGCTGGACACGCGCCCCGTCGGCGACGGCTCACGGGTCCTCGCGGTGGCCGAACCCGCGGTGGTCCGTGCGGCGCTCGTCTACGCCCTGAAGGCGCCCCCGTCGACGTACTGGAACATCGACGTCCGCCCCCTGTCGACGGTCACCCTGACCGGTCACGGAGGCCGCTGGAACCTGCGCATCGCGGCCGAGGGCGAAGGGGCGGCGGCGAACGGTGGCGGCCGGTGA
- a CDS encoding DUF6314 family protein: MPFPDEAAEAFHGVPDVLAYLAGTWQVERTARDVAGNAEGHFSGTTAFTASGDGGLLHHESGTFTWRGTPRPAERTLRFLPGDGPGTARVLFADGRPFHDLDLRTGRHTADHPCALDLYRGEFEVYDEWRWRMRWRVAGPAKDLILTTAYTRRDPTAPHTTQPHRPSPESQGR, encoded by the coding sequence ATGCCCTTTCCGGATGAAGCAGCCGAGGCCTTCCACGGCGTGCCGGACGTGCTGGCGTACCTGGCCGGGACATGGCAGGTGGAGCGGACCGCGCGGGATGTGGCGGGCAACGCGGAGGGCCACTTCTCCGGCACGACGGCGTTCACCGCGTCCGGGGACGGGGGCCTTCTGCACCACGAGTCCGGCACCTTCACCTGGCGCGGCACCCCTCGCCCCGCCGAACGCACCCTGCGCTTCCTGCCGGGCGACGGACCGGGCACCGCGCGCGTCCTCTTCGCCGACGGCCGCCCCTTCCACGACCTGGACCTGCGCACCGGCAGGCACACCGCCGACCATCCGTGCGCGCTCGACCTCTACCGGGGCGAGTTCGAGGTGTACGACGAGTGGCGCTGGCGGATGCGGTGGCGGGTCGCGGGCCCCGCCAAGGACCTGATCCTCACGACGGCGTACACCCGACGCGACCCCACAGCGCCGCACACGACTCAGCCACATCGTCCGTCCCCGGAAAGTCAGGGCCGGTAG
- a CDS encoding aldo/keto reductase — translation MTSIPTRRLGALTVSAQGLGCMGMSHAYGTSDDAQSIATLHRALDLGVTLLDTSDFYGAGHNEELIGRALAGRREQAVVATKFGFTNRLGESTRIRGDAAYVREACDASLRRLGTDHIDLYYLHRVDRDVPIEETVGAMAELVEAGKVRHLGLSEASARTIRRAHAVHPIAALQSEWSLWTRDLEAEIAPVCRELGIGVVPFSPLGRGFLTGRYTSVAGLQEGDMRREQPRFADGNLERNLPIVAALDKLAEEKGVTAGQLALAWVQHRGDDVVPIPGTRREKYLTENLGALAIELSADELAAIDAAAPADAVAGTRYDENSLGFVDK, via the coding sequence ATGACCAGCATTCCCACCCGCCGTCTCGGAGCACTGACCGTCTCGGCGCAGGGGCTCGGCTGCATGGGGATGAGCCACGCCTACGGCACCTCGGACGACGCGCAGTCGATCGCGACGCTCCACCGCGCCCTCGACCTCGGCGTCACCCTGCTCGACACCTCCGACTTCTACGGCGCGGGGCACAACGAAGAGCTGATCGGGCGTGCGCTGGCCGGCCGGCGCGAGCAGGCCGTCGTCGCCACGAAGTTCGGCTTCACCAACCGCCTCGGCGAGTCGACGCGGATCAGGGGCGACGCCGCGTACGTACGCGAGGCGTGCGACGCCTCGCTGCGGCGGCTCGGGACCGACCACATCGACCTGTACTACCTGCACCGCGTCGACCGGGACGTGCCCATCGAGGAGACGGTCGGCGCGATGGCCGAGCTCGTCGAGGCCGGGAAGGTACGTCACCTCGGGCTCTCCGAGGCGAGCGCGCGGACGATCCGGCGGGCGCACGCGGTGCATCCCATCGCAGCGCTGCAGAGCGAGTGGTCACTCTGGACGCGGGACCTGGAGGCGGAGATCGCGCCGGTCTGCCGGGAGCTCGGCATCGGCGTCGTGCCGTTCTCGCCACTCGGCCGCGGCTTCCTGACCGGGCGCTACACCTCGGTCGCCGGTCTCCAGGAAGGGGACATGCGGCGCGAGCAGCCGCGGTTCGCCGACGGGAACCTGGAGCGGAACCTGCCCATCGTGGCCGCCCTCGACAAGCTCGCCGAGGAGAAGGGCGTCACCGCGGGGCAGCTCGCCCTGGCCTGGGTGCAGCACCGCGGCGACGATGTGGTGCCGATCCCCGGCACGCGCCGGGAGAAGTACCTCACGGAGAACCTGGGCGCGCTGGCCATCGAACTCTCCGCCGACGAGCTCGCGGCGATCGACGCGGCGGCTCCCGCGGACGCGGTCGCCGGGACCCGGTACGACGAGAACAGCCTCGGGTTCGTCGACAAGTAG
- a CDS encoding VOC family protein, which yields MPRITPSLWFDEQGEDAATFYVSVFPNSKITNVSYYGEAGPRPAGTVLTVEFELDGQQFLALNGGPQFTFNEAVSFTIDCADQEEVDHYWTKLSEGGEEGPCGWLKDKFGLSWQVVPAAMGELMSDPDQGRAQRAMTAMLGMRKLDVAALYAAADGK from the coding sequence ATGCCCCGGATCACGCCCAGCCTCTGGTTCGACGAGCAGGGCGAGGACGCCGCCACGTTCTACGTCTCGGTGTTCCCGAACTCGAAGATCACGAACGTCTCCTACTACGGCGAGGCCGGGCCGCGGCCCGCCGGGACCGTGCTCACCGTCGAGTTCGAGCTCGACGGCCAGCAGTTCCTGGCGCTCAACGGCGGCCCCCAGTTCACCTTCAACGAAGCGGTCTCCTTCACGATCGACTGCGCCGACCAGGAGGAGGTCGACCACTACTGGACGAAGCTCTCCGAGGGCGGCGAGGAGGGCCCCTGCGGCTGGCTCAAGGACAAGTTCGGCCTCTCCTGGCAGGTCGTCCCCGCCGCCATGGGCGAGCTGATGTCCGACCCCGACCAGGGACGGGCGCAGCGCGCCATGACGGCCATGCTCGGCATGAGGAAGCTCGACGTGGCGGCGCTGTACGCGGCGGCGGACGGGAAGTGA
- a CDS encoding MerR family transcriptional regulator, whose protein sequence is MLIGEVARRSGVSARMLRHYESLGLVRPSGRTGSGYREYSAADIRQIFQIESLRSLGLSLREIGRALDDPGCTPSALVDDLIRQTRERIAAETELLTRLRRIDAADPAGWEDVLQVVALLQALGSKSADARQRAALASVDEVPVPVDALVEAALSERDPNVAGALRWALARSGDRGTALLAKALDSPAAEVRERAVRSLAEMPGGAAAAHLRDALANPDVVVRGCAALTLGARGVADAVPMLVDMIVEGRNDTDAADALSVLASDTAMADRIATRLVDRLTHDTTGAPARGRLTQALAGIPGARASGALVELSHDADRAVALTAAYLLQLRDAR, encoded by the coding sequence GTGTTGATCGGTGAGGTGGCGCGACGGTCCGGGGTCAGTGCCCGCATGCTCCGGCACTACGAGTCGCTCGGACTGGTGCGCCCCTCGGGCCGTACCGGCTCCGGCTACCGGGAGTACTCCGCGGCGGACATCCGGCAGATCTTCCAGATCGAGAGCCTGCGGTCACTGGGTCTGTCGCTGCGCGAGATCGGACGCGCGCTCGACGATCCCGGCTGCACGCCCTCCGCGCTCGTCGACGACCTCATCCGTCAGACGCGCGAGCGCATCGCGGCGGAGACCGAGCTGCTCACGCGACTGCGCCGGATCGATGCCGCGGACCCCGCCGGCTGGGAGGACGTCCTCCAGGTCGTGGCGCTCCTCCAGGCACTGGGATCCAAGAGCGCCGACGCGCGCCAGCGCGCGGCCCTGGCCTCCGTCGACGAGGTTCCGGTGCCGGTGGACGCCCTGGTCGAGGCGGCACTGAGCGAGCGGGATCCGAACGTCGCGGGGGCCCTCCGATGGGCGCTGGCGCGATCGGGCGACCGCGGCACGGCTCTGCTGGCCAAGGCCCTCGACTCACCGGCGGCCGAGGTACGGGAACGTGCCGTCCGGTCCCTCGCCGAGATGCCCGGCGGGGCCGCCGCCGCGCATCTGCGGGATGCCCTCGCGAACCCCGACGTCGTGGTCCGCGGGTGCGCGGCTCTGACGCTCGGGGCGCGTGGGGTGGCCGATGCGGTCCCGATGCTCGTCGACATGATCGTGGAGGGAAGGAACGACACCGACGCGGCCGATGCGCTGAGCGTGCTGGCGAGCGACACCGCGATGGCGGACCGGATCGCGACGAGGCTCGTCGACCGCCTGACCCACGACACCACCGGAGCACCCGCACGCGGACGGCTGACCCAGGCGCTTGCGGGCATCCCGGGGGCGAGGGCGTCCGGTGCCCTCGTGGAGCTGTCGCACGACGCGGACCGTGCCGTCGCGCTGACCGCGGCCTACCTCCTTCAGCTGCGCGACGCACGATGA
- a CDS encoding HEAT repeat domain-containing protein: MTITRQDTDAVRALEGLLQGLADDHSSVRLRAALEVGTTPGPCFVDRLVERCAVEPEFFVRDMLTWALTRHPVSMTLPRLLREVRSEGVQARSQALHTLSKIGDRRAWPAITPALLSDADDEVARSAWRAAVVLVPEGEEGALATVLATQLGRGGRETRLSLSRALVALGDVIAPALLAAAKDPEPRVRTHALATQRLLRDPDAGFEAAIEEAKRVVALDGSGQEGR; this comes from the coding sequence ATGACGATCACGCGACAGGACACGGATGCGGTACGAGCGCTGGAGGGGCTGCTTCAGGGGTTGGCGGACGATCATTCGTCCGTGCGGCTGCGGGCCGCCCTGGAGGTCGGCACGACGCCCGGCCCGTGCTTCGTCGACAGGCTCGTCGAGCGCTGCGCGGTCGAGCCCGAGTTCTTCGTCCGCGACATGCTGACGTGGGCGCTCACCCGCCACCCGGTGTCCATGACGCTTCCCCGGCTGCTCCGCGAGGTCCGCTCGGAGGGGGTGCAGGCACGGAGTCAGGCGCTGCACACGCTGTCCAAGATCGGGGACCGGCGGGCGTGGCCGGCGATCACGCCCGCGCTCCTGTCCGACGCCGACGACGAGGTGGCGCGCAGCGCCTGGCGGGCCGCGGTCGTCCTCGTGCCGGAGGGCGAGGAGGGTGCGCTGGCCACGGTGCTTGCGACGCAGCTCGGGCGCGGTGGGCGGGAGACGCGGCTGAGTCTCAGCCGGGCGCTGGTCGCCCTGGGAGACGTGATCGCGCCGGCCCTGCTCGCCGCGGCGAAGGACCCTGAGCCACGCGTGCGCACGCACGCGCTCGCCACCCAGCGGCTGCTGCGCGACCCCGACGCCGGGTTCGAGGCCGCGATCGAGGAGGCGAAGCGCGTCGTGGCCCTCGACGGGTCCGGCCAGGAGGGACGATAG
- the argC gene encoding N-acetyl-gamma-glutamyl-phosphate reductase: protein MAVRAAVAGASGYAGGELLRLLLVHPEVEIGALTGNSNAGQRLGALQPHLMPLADRVLEPTTAEVLAGHDVVFLALPHGQSAAVAEQLGPDVLVVDMGADFRLKDAADWEKFYGSEHAGTWPYGLPELPGARAALAGSKRIAVPGCYPTAVSLALFPAYAAGLAEAEAVVVAASGTSGAGKAAKPHLLGSEVMGSMSPYGVGGVHRHTPEMIQNLSAAAGTPVTVSFTPTLAPMPRGILATCSAKATEGVTAESVRAAYEKAYADEPFVRLLPEGQWPATAAVYGSNAVQIQVAYDEAAGRVVVISAIDNLTKGTAGGALQSMNIALGLDEATGLTTIGVAP from the coding sequence ATGGCGGTACGCGCAGCAGTGGCGGGAGCGAGTGGGTACGCGGGCGGTGAATTGCTGCGTCTGCTGCTCGTCCACCCCGAGGTGGAGATCGGCGCCCTGACCGGCAACTCGAACGCGGGCCAGCGCCTGGGCGCGCTGCAGCCGCACCTGATGCCGCTCGCCGACCGCGTCCTGGAGCCGACCACCGCCGAGGTCCTCGCCGGACACGATGTCGTCTTCCTCGCCCTGCCCCACGGCCAGTCCGCCGCCGTCGCCGAGCAGCTCGGCCCGGACGTCCTCGTCGTCGACATGGGCGCCGACTTCCGGCTGAAGGACGCGGCCGACTGGGAGAAGTTCTACGGCAGCGAGCACGCCGGGACCTGGCCCTACGGCCTGCCCGAGCTGCCGGGAGCGCGCGCGGCCCTCGCGGGGTCCAAGCGCATCGCGGTGCCCGGCTGCTACCCGACCGCCGTGTCGCTCGCGCTCTTTCCCGCGTACGCCGCCGGGCTCGCCGAGGCCGAAGCGGTCGTCGTCGCCGCCTCCGGGACCTCGGGCGCGGGCAAGGCGGCCAAACCGCACCTGCTGGGCTCCGAGGTCATGGGCTCCATGTCGCCGTACGGCGTGGGCGGCGTCCACCGGCACACCCCGGAGATGATCCAGAACCTGTCGGCCGCCGCGGGCACCCCCGTCACCGTCTCCTTCACACCCACCCTGGCCCCGATGCCCCGCGGCATCCTCGCCACGTGCAGTGCGAAGGCGACGGAGGGTGTCACCGCCGAGTCCGTGCGGGCCGCGTACGAGAAGGCCTACGCGGACGAACCGTTCGTGCGCCTGCTCCCCGAGGGGCAGTGGCCCGCGACCGCCGCCGTGTACGGCTCGAACGCCGTGCAGATCCAGGTCGCGTACGACGAGGCCGCGGGCCGCGTCGTCGTGATCAGCGCCATCGACAACCTGACCAAGGGCACCGCGGGCGGCGCCCTGCAGAGCATGAACATCGCCCTCGGCCTCGACGAGGCCACCGGGCTCACCACGATCGGAGTGGCACCGTGA
- the argJ gene encoding bifunctional glutamate N-acetyltransferase/amino-acid acetyltransferase ArgJ, which translates to MSVTAAQGFTAAGIAAGIKENGNPDLALVVNTGPRLAAAGVFTSNRVKAAPVLWSEQVVKGGLISAVVLNSGGANACTGPQGFQDTHATAEKVAETLDLNAGEVAVASTGLIGVTLPMDKLLPGVEAAAGELSAHGGEKAAIAIKTTDSVHKTAVVTRDGWTVGGMAKGAGMLAPGLATMLVVLTTDADLEADVLDKALRDATKVTFDRVDSDGCMSTNDTVLLLASGASHVAPEYAAFAEAVRTVCDDLARQLIGDAEGASKDIRIEVVNAASEDDAVEVGRSIARNNLLKCALHGEDPNWGRVLSAIGTTKAAFEPDLLNVAINGVWVCKKGSVGEDRDLVDMRYREIRITADLAAGTAEPVVIWANDLTADYVHENSAYSS; encoded by the coding sequence GTGAGCGTCACGGCAGCACAGGGATTCACGGCGGCGGGCATCGCCGCCGGAATCAAGGAGAACGGCAACCCGGACCTGGCCCTCGTGGTCAACACCGGGCCCCGCCTGGCCGCCGCGGGCGTCTTCACCTCCAACCGCGTCAAGGCCGCCCCCGTCCTCTGGTCGGAGCAGGTGGTCAAGGGCGGGCTCATCTCGGCCGTCGTCCTCAACTCCGGTGGCGCCAACGCCTGTACGGGCCCCCAGGGGTTCCAGGACACCCACGCCACCGCCGAGAAGGTCGCCGAGACCCTGGACCTGAACGCGGGCGAGGTCGCCGTCGCGTCGACGGGACTCATCGGTGTCACGCTCCCCATGGACAAGCTCCTGCCGGGCGTCGAGGCCGCGGCCGGTGAACTCTCCGCACACGGCGGCGAGAAGGCCGCCATCGCCATCAAGACCACCGACAGCGTGCACAAGACGGCCGTGGTCACCCGGGACGGGTGGACGGTCGGCGGCATGGCCAAGGGCGCGGGCATGCTCGCCCCCGGACTCGCCACGATGCTCGTGGTCCTCACCACGGACGCCGACCTTGAGGCGGACGTCCTGGACAAGGCGCTGCGGGACGCCACGAAGGTCACCTTCGACCGCGTCGACTCCGACGGCTGCATGTCGACGAACGACACCGTGCTCCTGCTCGCCTCGGGTGCCTCACACGTCGCCCCGGAGTACGCCGCGTTCGCCGAGGCCGTCCGCACGGTCTGCGACGACCTCGCCCGCCAGCTCATCGGCGACGCCGAGGGCGCGAGCAAGGACATCCGGATCGAGGTGGTCAACGCCGCCTCCGAGGACGACGCCGTCGAGGTGGGCCGCTCCATCGCCCGCAACAACCTCCTCAAGTGCGCCCTGCACGGCGAGGACCCCAACTGGGGCCGGGTGCTCTCCGCCATCGGCACCACGAAGGCCGCCTTCGAGCCCGACCTGCTGAACGTCGCCATCAACGGCGTCTGGGTCTGCAAGAAGGGCAGCGTGGGCGAGGACCGCGACCTCGTCGACATGCGGTACCGCGAGATCCGGATCACCGCGGATCTGGCGGCCGGCACCGCCGAGCCCGTCGTGATCTGGGCCAACGACCTCACCGCCGACTACGTCCACGAGAACAGCGCGTACTCCTCATGA
- the argB gene encoding acetylglutamate kinase, with product MSGNTSGNTSGNPTARKHTALPKAQILIEALPWLTRHRGKTVVIKFGGNAMVDEELKAAFAQDVVFLHHAGLRPVVVHGGGPQISAALDRHGIVSEFKAGLRVTTEDAMDVVRMVLAGQVQRELVGLLNQHGPLAVGLTGEDAHTITATKHQPRIEGELVDIGRVGEITEIDTGAIEALLADGRIPVVSSIARSQDDGHVYNVNADTAAAALAAALDAETLMVLTDVEGLYEDWPNSDEVISRLTAKELEKLLPELASGMVPKMEGCLHAVRNGVETARVIDGRVQHSILLEIFTDEGIGTMVVPDAEGDVRS from the coding sequence ATGAGCGGCAACACGAGCGGCAACACGAGCGGCAATCCGACCGCGCGGAAGCACACCGCGCTCCCCAAGGCACAGATCCTCATCGAGGCGCTGCCCTGGCTGACCCGGCACCGCGGCAAGACCGTCGTCATCAAGTTCGGCGGCAACGCCATGGTCGACGAGGAGCTGAAGGCGGCCTTCGCGCAGGACGTCGTGTTCCTGCACCACGCGGGCCTCAGGCCCGTCGTCGTGCACGGCGGCGGACCGCAGATCAGCGCGGCTCTGGACCGGCACGGCATCGTCAGCGAGTTCAAGGCAGGCCTGCGGGTCACCACCGAGGACGCCATGGACGTCGTACGCATGGTGCTCGCGGGCCAGGTCCAGCGCGAGCTCGTCGGGCTGCTCAACCAGCACGGCCCGCTCGCCGTCGGCCTCACCGGCGAGGACGCGCACACCATCACCGCCACCAAGCATCAGCCCCGCATCGAGGGCGAGTTGGTCGACATCGGCCGCGTCGGCGAGATCACCGAGATCGACACCGGCGCCATCGAGGCCCTGCTCGCCGACGGCCGTATCCCGGTCGTCAGCTCGATCGCCCGTTCCCAGGATGACGGACATGTCTACAACGTCAATGCTGATACGGCGGCTGCGGCACTTGCGGCTGCGCTGGACGCAGAGACCCTGATGGTCCTCACGGACGTCGAGGGGCTCTACGAGGACTGGCCGAACAGCGACGAGGTGATCAGCCGCCTGACCGCGAAGGAGCTGGAGAAGCTCCTTCCCGAGCTGGCCAGCGGCATGGTCCCCAAGATGGAGGGCTGTCTGCACGCCGTGCGCAACGGCGTCGAGACGGCCCGCGTGATCGACGGCCGGGTCCAGCACTCGATCCTGCTGGAGATCTTCACCGACGAGGGCATCGGCACGATGGTCGTGCCCGACGCAGAGGGGGATGTGCGGTCGTGA
- a CDS encoding acetylornithine transaminase has translation MTGNQELTRRWQDALMDNYGTPKLPLVRGAGSKLWDADGTEYVDFVGGIAVNALGHAHPAVVEAVSTQIASLGHVSNLFVAEPPVALAERLLQLFGRPGRVYFCNSGAEANEGAFKIGRLTGRAHMVATEGGFHGRTMGALALTGQPAKQEPFLPLPGDVTHVPYGDVAALRAAVTEETALVVIEPIQGENGVIVPPAGYLKAAREITAATGTLLVLDEVQTGIGRTGHWFEYLAHEGVEPDVVTLAKGLGGGLPLGATVAFGAAAELFKPGHHGTTFGGNPVACAAGLAVLDTIEADGLLENVKRASEKLRGGIESLGHPLVGHVRGAGLLLGIVLTEPLAPQAQQAAQDAGFLVNVPAPDVVRLMPPLNVRDDEVDAFLRALPGVLDQATAADGDGRSGE, from the coding sequence GTGACGGGAAACCAGGAACTGACCCGGCGCTGGCAGGACGCGCTGATGGACAACTACGGCACGCCGAAGCTGCCCCTCGTCCGCGGCGCGGGCAGCAAGCTGTGGGACGCCGACGGCACGGAATACGTCGACTTCGTCGGCGGCATCGCGGTCAACGCGCTCGGCCACGCCCACCCGGCGGTCGTCGAGGCGGTCAGCACCCAGATCGCCTCCCTCGGCCACGTCTCGAACCTCTTCGTCGCCGAGCCGCCGGTCGCCCTTGCCGAGCGGCTGCTCCAGCTCTTCGGCCGTCCGGGCCGGGTGTACTTCTGCAACTCCGGTGCCGAGGCCAACGAAGGCGCCTTCAAGATCGGCCGGCTGACCGGGCGTGCGCACATGGTCGCCACCGAGGGCGGCTTCCACGGCCGGACCATGGGGGCACTCGCGCTCACCGGCCAGCCCGCCAAGCAGGAGCCGTTCCTGCCGCTGCCCGGCGACGTCACGCATGTCCCGTACGGCGACGTAGCGGCCCTGCGGGCGGCGGTCACCGAAGAGACCGCCCTGGTCGTCATCGAGCCCATCCAGGGCGAGAACGGCGTGATCGTGCCGCCCGCGGGCTACCTCAAGGCAGCCCGCGAGATCACCGCGGCCACCGGGACCCTCCTCGTCCTCGACGAGGTACAGACCGGAATCGGCCGTACCGGCCACTGGTTCGAGTACCTCGCGCACGAGGGCGTGGAGCCCGACGTCGTCACGCTCGCGAAGGGTCTCGGCGGTGGCCTGCCGCTCGGCGCGACGGTCGCGTTCGGCGCGGCGGCGGAACTCTTCAAACCCGGTCACCACGGAACGACGTTCGGCGGGAACCCGGTGGCATGCGCGGCGGGGCTCGCCGTACTCGACACGATCGAGGCGGACGGGCTCCTGGAGAACGTGAAGCGGGCGAGCGAGAAGCTGCGTGGCGGAATCGAGTCACTCGGCCACCCGCTCGTGGGCCATGTCCGGGGAGCGGGCCTGCTGCTGGGTATCGTGCTCACCGAGCCGCTCGCGCCCCAGGCGCAGCAGGCGGCTCAGGACGCCGGCTTCCTGGTGAACGTGCCCGCCCCCGATGTCGTACGGCTGATGCCACCGCTGAACGTGCGCGACGACGAGGTGGACGCGTTCCTGCGGGCCCTGCCCGGCGTGCTTGACCAGGCCACCGCGGCCGACGGGGACGGACGATCCGGAGAATGA
- a CDS encoding arginine repressor, with product MSQAQGNEHAEHPDHAGPAVPQTRTARHRRIVDILNRQPVRSQSQLAKLLADDGLTVTQATLSRDLDELNAVKIRNAEGDLIYAVPSEGGFRTPRAPLGESAKEERMRRLSAELLISAEASANLVVVRTPPGAAQFLASAIDQAELHDILGTIAGDDTLMLISREATGGQALADHLLRLASNEH from the coding sequence ATGAGCCAGGCGCAAGGCAACGAGCACGCGGAACACCCGGATCACGCCGGGCCCGCCGTGCCGCAGACCCGCACCGCACGCCACCGCCGGATCGTGGACATCCTCAACCGGCAGCCGGTCCGCTCCCAGAGCCAGCTCGCGAAGCTGCTCGCCGACGACGGCCTCACGGTCACCCAGGCGACGCTCTCGCGGGACCTGGACGAGTTGAACGCGGTGAAGATCCGCAATGCCGAGGGCGACCTCATCTACGCGGTGCCCAGCGAGGGCGGCTTCCGCACGCCACGGGCGCCGCTGGGGGAGTCCGCCAAGGAGGAGCGGATGCGCCGCCTCTCCGCGGAACTCCTGATCTCCGCGGAGGCCTCGGCCAACCTGGTCGTCGTGCGCACCCCGCCGGGCGCGGCCCAGTTCCTCGCCTCGGCGATCGACCAGGCGGAGCTGCACGACATCCTGGGCACGATCGCGGGCGACGACACCCTGATGCTGATCAGCCGGGAGGCCACGGGAGGCCAGGCGCTGGCGGACCACTTGCTGCGCCTGGCTTCGAACGAGCACTGA
- a CDS encoding GntR family transcriptional regulator, with product MSSAYLLDIPGQVHEHHRVAHVLADEIRAGVHADGSRLPGEHALRERFGVSRTTVRQALSALGEQGFIETHAGIGSIVTFDGTPLDQQLGWTRALAEAGGRAAPGVPRSVSARSKPGAASGPPAPGLPWPPG from the coding sequence ATCAGCTCCGCTTACCTTCTGGACATACCTGGACAGGTTCATGAGCATCATCGCGTCGCGCACGTACTCGCCGACGAGATCCGCGCCGGGGTGCACGCCGACGGCAGCCGTCTCCCCGGCGAACACGCCCTGCGGGAGCGGTTCGGGGTCAGTCGCACCACCGTGCGGCAGGCGCTGAGCGCGCTCGGCGAGCAGGGGTTCATCGAGACGCACGCCGGGATCGGTTCGATCGTCACGTTCGACGGGACCCCGCTCGACCAGCAGCTCGGCTGGACCCGGGCGCTCGCCGAAGCCGGTGGCAGGGCGGCGCCCGGGGTCCCGCGGTCGGTCAGTGCTCGTTCGAAGCCAGGCGCAGCAAGTGGTCCGCCAGCGCCTGGCCTCCCGTGGCCTCCCGGCTGA